A section of the Sceloporus undulatus isolate JIND9_A2432 ecotype Alabama chromosome 3, SceUnd_v1.1, whole genome shotgun sequence genome encodes:
- the SELENOT gene encoding thioredoxin reductase-like selenoprotein T: MRTNPAGSRDLAVCGGGGAGEVSTRGAAREEGSKGRQEGRRARMKKKAGLALLFLLAVSFASGASAQQTGGGLPPGKKLRMAYATGPLLKFQICVSUGYRRVFEEYMRVISQRYPDIRIEGENYLPQPIYRHIASFLSVFKLVLMGFIIVGKDPFAFFGMQAPSIWQWGQENKIYACMMVFFLSNMIENQCMSTGAFEITLNDVPVWSKLESGHLPSMQQLVQILDNEMKLNVHMEQMPHHRS, translated from the exons ATGCGCACTAACCCGGCCGGCTCGCGTGACCTTGCCGTTTGTGGCGGAGGCGGAGCGGGGGAAGTTTCTACGCGAGGCGCCGCCAGGGAGGAAGGGTCCAAAGGgcggcaggaaggaaggagagcgaGGATGAAGAAGAAGGCCGGGCTGGCGCTGCTCTTCTTGCTGGCCGTGAGCTTCGCGAGCGGGGCTTCGGCGCAGCAGACTGGAGGGGGGCTGCCGCCGGGGAAGAAGCTGCGCATGGCCTACGCCACGGGGCCTCTGCTCAAGTTCCAGATCTG TGTTTCCTGAGGATACAGGCGGGTGTTTGAGGAGTACATGCGGGTTATTAGCCAGCGGTACCCAGACATCCGCATTGAAGGGGAAAACTATCTTCCTCAACCTATTTATAG acaTATAGCATCTTTCCTGTCAGTCTTCAAACTAGTGTTAATGGGCTTCATTATTGTTGGCAAGGATCCTTTTGCTTTCTTTGGCATGCAAGCTCCAAGCATCTGGCAGTGGGGCCAAGAAAATAAG ATCTATGCTTGTATGATGGTCTTCTTCCTCAGCAACATGATTGAGAACCAGTGTATGTCAACAGGTGCATTTGAAATAACTTTAAATG ATGTTCCTGTGTGGTCGAAGCTAGAGTCTGGACATCTTCCTTCCATGCAACAACTTGTTCAAATCCTTGATAATGAAATGAAACTCAATGTGCATATGGAGCAAATGCCACATCATAGATCATAG
- the LOC121925969 gene encoding glucose-dependent insulinotropic receptor-like, producing the protein MPSIAYAVLHTALSICIPSANLLVIIVICQLKKKRPSRNYVFILNLAAADLLVGVMCIGDALDDATDALFDTNLLLCLLRICMSITPCIASILTLLLVSLDRYLAVRLPLHYPTLMNKKPIVFSLVVLWSVAFLVGHMPLISSQLQQSNYTGGQCGLLSATKNDYLYIICFGIFVPALLMLVCLHISVGRIAYLQHKQIQRACLRTDTFMAHLRHFKALRTVLIMIICFILFWGPYYMTAIVKAICSTCPVPPLLKNFLFLLGEANSLVNPFVYSLYSKDIRTQFARLMKCKRKGQIKPYKSFGQVMAHFNIENHSDLTSGRCTRQNSSWDQASSSAPFKNSSDCRAVFSIS; encoded by the coding sequence ATGCCCTCTATTGCATATGCAGTGCTACATACTGCCTTGAGTATCTGCATCCCATCTGCCAACCTGCTAGTCATCATTGTCATCTGTCagctgaagaagaagagaccAAGCAGAAACTATGTCTTCATACTTAACCTAGCAGCTGCTGATCTGCTGGTTGGTGTCATGTGCATTGGGGATGCGTTGGATGATGCAACAGATGCATTATTTGACACAAATCTTCTTCTTTGTCTCTTGAGGATCTGCATGAGCATTACTCCGTGCATTGCCTCCATCCTCACCTTGCTACTGGTTTCTCTGGACAGGTACTTGGCTGTGAGACTGCCCCTTCATTACCCTACTCTGATGAACAAGAAACCTATAGTCTTCTCTCTCGTTGTCCTATGGAGTGTTGCCTTCTTGGTGGGACATATGCCACTTATTTCCTCACAACTCCAGCAGAGCAATTATACAGGGGGTCAATGTGGGCTCCTGTCTGCCACTAAGAATGACTACTTATACATCATCTGTTTTGGCATCTTTGTTCCTGCCTTGCTGATGTTGGTCTGTTTGCATATATCAGTGGGTAGGATAGCATATCTACAGCACAAGCAGATCCAGCGTGCCTGCTTGCGCACAGATACCTTTATGGCTCATCTACGCCATTTCAAAGCACTGAGGACTGTCCTTATCATGATCATCTGTTTCATCCTTTTCTGGGGCCCTTATTACATGACTGCCATTGTGAAAGCTATCTGTAGCACCTGTCCTGTGCCCCCATTGTTGAAGAACTTTTTGTTCCTTCTAGGAGAAGCCAATTCTCTGGTCAATCCTTTTGTCTATTCACTGTATAGCAAGGATATAAGAACTCAGTTTGCCAGGCTGATGAAGTGTAAAAGGAAAGGACAGATAAAACCCTACAAGTCTTTTGGTCAGGTAATGGCCCATTTCAACATTGAAAATCATAGTGATTTAACCTCTGGAAGATGCACAAGACAAAATTCATCCTGGGATCAAGCTTCTAGCTCAGCTCCCTTTAAGAATTCTTCAGACTGCAGAGCAGTGTTCTCAATTTCTTGA